The sequence agattttttatatacctaggagctgaggttcaatctattaatctctgagctcgtttcttcttttcaatatcctacctaactttgttatgaatattacaattaaaaaacgataaaaaacaagacctactttttttttaaaatacctaatttgaaccaacgtttcggtagttatatctagtaccgttatcaaggtaattaaagtataactaaattaaattaaaaataaaatatatttatcttttaaattttcagcaatgtagtatcatcaaaatttcttcctaattcgaaaatactttatatacttttttatatgatttgacggtttattaatagtttgacaaactattttgaaagataacaaaaatttcaaaggttacttttttaaaattaaaggggtgcgatcttaatgtaaattaatcatagaaaatacatgaatatcaaatattttaaatcattaattaattttgagaataccctgatctacttctctctttagcaaaggaatccatgtattatgaaaatcaaccgaacaagtagctaagcatttatcttcattttacattataaatgcactttccttacttaattttggtattaattattaatatcaagAGGTGTCTAATTAAATCCTTTGAGTATTGgatgtacaaattttaaaattttgatttcaagTGATTTTCAAGTTATGGGCattttatggaattttttaaaaaaaaacctgttgccaaaaaataatttttcttcaacATCCTGTGGATTTCAtgaaaaaccctgaaacagGTCTCCAATCTAATCCTTTTAAAGGATTGcgtgcaaaaattttaaaatttctgttttcagtggtttttgagttatggattttgtgaaattttttcgATACCCCATAGATTTTGTGAAAAATGCCGAAATAAGTATCAATTGGATGTacaaatttttatcttaaattatgaacctttttcaaaaacttaaatttctaaacatttttgttttactcACTTGATTAAGATAATTTAAAGTCTGTTGCAGTACCCTGGGCGGCACCCAGTGTCCACCCCTATACCCGTCCAGTACCCTCAGTAGCACCTCCAAAATACCAGTACTGAACGTTTGCAGGTACCATTCTGCAAAATCGTTGTATTCCTTAGACACATGACCGGGAGATCCGTACCTAAAAAAGCCAGCATTAAGAGAGAATATACGCGTACACATATTCCCAGAATGTACCTCTCAAACATGCGATAAAGTATGTGGAGGGCCCATTTTTTGCATTTCCACCACGGCAAGTCGGGTCTTTCGTCCTCGTCTGGTTGAAGTGCTGCAGGGGGTACTGCTCTTTCTATtacctattttatatttaaaaaaaaaacatatatagaaaatgacaaaaatactCCTCAGCACTCCTTACCTGTCTACAAACCTCCATCCATTGTGCAAAAGTTTCCTTACTAATCAAGTCCAAAGGTAAAATATACTGTGTGAGGGCAAAGTAAATTTTCAACCCCTCCTTTTGCAGTAGCACAGACTGTTCTGAGGAATCCGGCAATAACCTAATCTAAAATTTTccgatattttttacattaaaaaaaaaaaaaaaattcacatgAAACCAACCTCTAGCTGATACAGCTGGGGCAACAACAAGTTCATGGCCTCATGCAGTGGGGCCCTTTCTTCAGCCTTTTTATACTCGAAATTCTTTACCAATTGATAAAGACTCAGGAGAGCCCCGTGCCATCCGCTCGGGTCAGGATTTGAAAGATAAACGCTTATCTAAAAGTtgattaatcattaaaaaaacgGGAGAAAACCTTCCCTATCGTCAGTACTTTATCGACAATTTGGGTCCACCTTCCAGGAAAATCATGTTTGACCATAATGTGTACGCAGGTGCACAGTTGCGTTCTAATTAAATCGGGAGCGTGCACCACCGCATCCACAATACTGTCCCTGATTAATGCCCGGTCTTGTTCGTGTAAAGCGAACGGCACCGGTTGACCATTTTCCGCTTCTCGGTCTTGCCAGTTGGATAAAACCaagtttttctaaatattttagcatTATTCAAGCGGAACTACGGTGTTAGAGTGTCTTTGTGGTACTTACCAAATATATAGCACCTGCTTGCCGCACAGGCATATCACAATCAGTCATCATGATGACTTGTAAAAGGGCCGGAGCAAATCCGATTATCTTGTGAATCTACAAGGAAAaggtttatatttttcattaatttaccAAATATTGTCTAacagaaaatttcaaataaaaagacaACTGAAGaacaggtaaataaaaaaaatgtaagttatgtactttaggtaaaaaattctaataattcaAAGACAACCAAAAGCCCAAGCTCCACAACTACAGAGTATACTGCAGGCAAAAGAAACGGTAATAAATTCTTAATCAATgcagtaattttgtttttaattgtagTTATAGTACCACAGGTCAATATCATTATCGGTACACCCTATAGAATACATTGTAAAAAAGCATATAAATATTAGGTTTTCTTATGACAAAGAgtagttattttaaaagtattaactGTATCATTAAAGTATATCATACACTTGTGAGAACACACCTTGAATATGCTTCTGTTATGTGGACACCACAGGCAAAAGTCAACATTTGGAAAtctttctggatttttttccaactctttttgggaaaaaaaatcatatgtaTCCTTATATAATATCATATGGAAGAATGTTTAAGGATTTTGGAATGATCTCTTTACAAAAGCGGACATCACTTCAGAgtgttatttttatgtatttcatcAATAACTTGAAATTAACAAATGTACagttaataaacaatttttggttCCTAAGATTAATTTATGAATACAATCTAAAAAGGCCttttataataatgtaactGATTGCTCGCCATTTAGACATATATTGAACCAGTGTAATAAGATCCTACTTTGTCGCAggctagactttttttttaaagccatTAGGTGCTTATAGTTTAACTATCGTTGGTATTGTAccttttttttgtgaaaaatattaaatcatatcTCAATATAAGGGATCATTTGCTgctaagtttatttatttaattaattggatcaatcttattttcaaaaaaaatcatataatatagataaataattaaacactaTTACTTTTGAATATGATTGATTGCATTGCATAGCTAGTCTATGATGAGAACAGCCTATAAAATTACAAGAGAAAAACATTGGAAGGTATCCTGCTTCGGAGATCAGAGCAAACCGCCTGCATCATTTATAAGTTTACATATAGAAATATGGCCTGTATTAATACATGCCTGATGTAAagtttttataagtaaaacatTAAAAGCATCATCATACATGGATTCCTAAAtgaagtttacaaaaaaaaaactaataaagacTTCTTCTATAATAAGGAGACCAGATCATCGAACCATATTCGAACAATGAGACCCCCAATGACAAATATAACCTTTTACATTTTGCAACAGAACTGGAAGTTCCCTACAATTATGCAATGACATGGGaattaaaatttagttgttCATCAAAATATAAACCCAGATCTTTAACAATGTCAGTATACCCAGAGTTAATAGAGGTCATGTTATATAAGGAGTCAAAAGATAGATATTTAgcaaccaataaaaaatttatattactgaAGCAAACTATGACacccttaataaaaataaggaaCAGTAATAGCAAACAAGTTAGTAGgtctattttctaaatagaGTAAAAAGTAGCTCTAGTGTGGATAGGCGGAACACACAAGTTTAAACCTCTAGGAAAATGAGATGTGTCAATTTTAtactttcatattttaaattaaaaaaagctggCTGCTTAGAACAGCACAATGCtttagagataaaaaattaaatctttgtaGGAGTAACTTACAGCGATACTGCCTCGGAGGGTATATGTCATCAATTTTGAAgcataaatatttcaaaaacctgCTCTGCACATATTTGAGTCTATTTATATGGACATTAAAGTTGGAAAAGCACACCATTGctgcataaaataattttaatttcattaggcTCCTATACAAGGTAATAATACTGCCCAACCTTTTAAATTCTTTTGTTGACCTAATTAGGAAAGTGAGAGTTTTCAAGGAAGATTTAACAAATTCAtcaattaatttgttaaatgtGAGTATATTGTCCTAAATCCCACATAGTGGTCATGTTGTAGAACCTTTACCTAACCTACAATTGTACATTATTTCATTGCATGTACTTGAGATTAACATACATTTGCACCTTTCAATATTCAGGAACACATACCTCATTAGTTTCTATGAGGTGATAAATTTTTAAGTCATCTCTAAATAAATGACACTCAGACTCAACAGTACTATCATTGACAAATAGATAAAAGATCAATGGAGCAAGATTGCTTGCCTGAGAGGCACCACTTATTTTTACcacatttttggaaataataagtGAATGAGAGTAAAGGGTTATGACGCTTTAAAGGCAGAAAATGAATTTGAATGGAAATCTTGATCTTCCCTCATTATTCTTCTTATGCATCTTTAACATTAATCCATTCTTCCATATAATttgtaaaagatataaaaaagctCCTATGATGATTGCTGAATGAactataatcattaatttatcaTCGGAAGATCAGTTATAAGGTGTGGATACATTGCTCCTTAAAGAAATAGGTCACttatgcgttttttaattacttcCTCAATATGCCTTATTAATTATAAAGTCATCAGTAGATGacaggaattttaaaaattgatgcCAGTGGTTCCTAAAAATATTCATCTCttgttatttttgtaataacaatTCTAAACAATTTGATAAAGATATCATCAGTAGAAGGATCTATACAGATAACCCTTGATGAAAATCAGTTTTAAGGAGCGGATAAATTtctcttttaatatatttcaactgcctggaagaaataaataattatatctaatTACTCAACACGCATTATCTTTAATGGAGTCATGAGCATCATAAATAGGTGAAAGATCTTCTTTGAGTGAATGATTTCCTTTAACGATGGCattataaaaactattaatttgaTTCATTTGGCACCTAGACCATTACCATCAATATGAGTATTATCAGTAGATGAGAGGAATTTGATGCCAAATTAATTCTGTAACAATTTCATAAATTATCTGATGAAGATGTCATCAGTAGAAGGAGTCTTTGCCAATGAAAATCAGTTTTAAGTAGTGAATAAATTGCTCTTTCAAtgtatttcaactgcctggaagaaaaaaattatttttcctgaAAACCAAAGGTAATTTCACAAATTGGTTATTTGCTCCTATTCCTAATCTCTAATGTCTTTTTTCCTTTCGTTTTCTGATTGCCCTGCCCTGAATAAGCCAAAAAAGCAGAAACATGTGTCTTCAGATACCTTCTTTGTTCTACCAGATGTTGAATGATTTACTTTAATGATGACTGAATATGAGCATGATCAATAAAAAGAGTCTTCTACTGATAAATTACTGGTATCATTGAAAATTTCTATTACCCCATTTGCAGATCCATTGTGAATCTCTCAAAGGCCATTTAAATCCCTTCATGCTTCTTTGAAGTAGTTATTCATTcaggaattgttttttaactgaACGACTTGAaatgcatataaaaaaaattgacacgaaAACTTCTGGTACTGAACAAACGTCACAATTTCTCGATCCgataaaacaataacaataaataacataatgatataataataatgaattccAAAACAGTTCTCCGCGATGCCGCCGGTCATAAAGCGAAAGCATCACTACTAAAACACATTCTAGTGCAGATATTGGAAGTTCTCACTTTCTTTTATCACTTTTCATTTcgctttttttgttgtttatactaattgtttattgtttttaacgatttttacCTTGTGAATTATGACCTTCTTACATTCGGATCTGGTCAAGTGTGAAATGACTTCATAtggtgtgtgtgtgtgtgtgtgtgtgtatggTATCTCCCAACCCATATGATTTGATGACTAAGACTTTGTATAGTATAAGCTTTAGATCAATTCTTtgaatcaatttaaaaaaaatattgttagcTTACTACATATTATAAGCATTATCTGAAATAAATGAACATGATAAGACCTTAATTTCAGCCTGGAATTCAGACTCAATTAAGTCAGTTTTATTCATACTTTAAGTGTTTATaagagagaaaaaataatttaattatgaaatgATTTACCCTTATTcatggttcaactgcctggaagaaataaaaacaatttcaatgattaaataatttgaaaagttgcccagaataaaaattatctgaaaaaactaaaatgcctagaaatttttttttccaaacttatgactaattttgaaatttaacaaaaaaatttttactgaCTTCAAAGCTTCcctgtttttcatttcaaaccAAATGTTTCAAAACTTGTAAATTAAAGAATAACTGGATATCTGGAGATGGTCTGCAGATGGTCTCAGATGAGTGAATCCAATTGTCTCCTATGAGATTTcagattttatttcatatttgttGTATTTAAAGAGAAGCACTTTCGGGTCTGTTAATGACCAGTAGTTAAAAAGTGCCAATTGGTCAAATTTAGTTTACCTAATTTAGTAGAGGCATAGATATCTTATTACTAAAAAAGTATGACAAGAAATCTTCTAACTAATTTGCACATATAATTATTGAATTCCTGTTGAAGAAACTCCTTTATTATGCCCAAAGATTCCAAGGAAAAAAGCAGATAGTAATGTCATATAGGCTTAAAATAGatgtattttcaaatttcaatgTTGCATTCAAAGTATTGATTTGTAGTTTAGATTCCTCCACAGGTCCCAAGGTTCTTGCAGGCTCTCAGGAATATTGAGACATACAGACTATTTTTGCATAATTTGTTTTCAATACCCTACTAATGTAAGGATATGGGAATACAGGCAATTTAATCAGAAGGTTAAAGATTACTTAATGCAAAAGGTTTTTATTCTATTGAGGACTACTTCCTGTACTGTATTGCaacgaattttattaataatgaatttCCAATATATAATACTttggaaatatatattttttaaaaattatgtatttaaattgtgcaacatttaattttatgattgtCCACTGAGTATAAACATTTTTGTGTcttaatactaataaatatttgatttgatttatgGGTAATAAGAATCCTCATTCTATTTCCTTAAGTCCTATTGATATCAGAAGGGTCATTGATAATATTAAAGGAAGAAATtcagaaataaattaatcaCTTGTGGCACTAATGTAAGCATTAAATGTTCAGGTTGTTAAATTATCAGTTTACTAATTATACTGAAAACTTAGGATCCATATCAGGATCATGtgaattataaatgaaaattctctTGGAATTCCTTGGATTAAATGTGATGATAAACAGTGGCAAGAGTCGGCGTTCTAATAATAGCACAAGCGTTTTTCCATGTAATTCGTTCATAAATTTAGCAAATGTGCTGTTAACCTCTACtagacaaaataaatttgataagtcatgaaaaaaaaatgttaaactgTAAATGTTCTTATGACAATAGGATGATAGAGCGGCATTCTAGCTGCACATCAAACGATGCAGTATGGGGGGAATTAAGGAAAAAATGGGCcccaaaatgcaaaaagcaCATGTTGAACCCGGAGCTGTAACAACTTACCTGATCCAGTTGGCTTTCGGCCTGTTGTCGCTGGTTGGGGTCGATGGTGGACCGCAACAAATCCGTCACCTTACGAATATCCATTTTGAGGGTTTTTCTCCTAAACCGCTTCGAATTTTTCcctgtttttctttaattttacgaTAATTTCACAAGAAGCTCCGGCTCGACCGCAATTTTTGACAGATTATCAAAAATGACGGATGACATTTGTAGTGACAAGCGCGGCACACTGAGATTTTTGAACTAATGGTTTGTTTATTCAGGTTACGCCGCGTTCACCGGTTTACAATTGGTTTGTATGAATCCGGTGGCGGCCATTTTTTGTTGACAAGCATGAATGGCgcgttatttaaaattaaccaaataaaaaaaaaatgtcacttaaaaaaaaaaataaaccggTAAATTAGATCTTAATAACTGCGGTacgcaaataatttttttcgccttccAACTACCTTAACAGCCATTTAAAGTCCAAACAGTATAATATGCCCTCGGTCTAGGAAATATACACatcgaaaataattttttcgctAAAccttaaatgataaaaaatgtttatgattATAGACTTTCGCCTTCGTCGCGTAAATATCAATATTCGATCAATAGATTGGCGTGTGTGTGATTTTATACAAATTACCATAATTTATGATCTTAttagtttgaataaaaaattatctgcaCGTCCGTGTATCACGTTTGCATAAGTCGTAAAAACTtcttggtttttgttttttttctgtctgttcagttatttcttgaaaattgtAACTGTCGGTGGTCCAATGTATTATGTGATTTCGTAGACgtgtaagtatttttaatatttcatagaCCAAATAcaagctttaaaattaattaattttttatagtaatgtCTACACAGttgaatattcatttttttgttaaataaattagttcaaacttacttaaataattaaatatgttattGCATGTACAATTATATATAAGACCTAGTATGCTCtataaaatttcagaaaataccGACAAAATCGAATTATCCGCCTAATTTCAAATTCGAATATCCCGCCAAATTGTCCCAGTTCCGACTCTATTATTATCATTAAGGGCAAGGGCTTGCTTCTTAAAGCTTAACCACAACACTATTGAGACTTGAGGCAATACAAGGGTTGACgtgtcatatttaaaaaaataagtaaaattagaaAGTAAATTCAAATTTGCCGCCCAATGACAAAATCAGCCTCCCGGAATTTGACACATGGTCCATACACTGTTGCCAAGCtgatctttttttataaattataactcttttaattatactttttatattactatatgttttattatcttAATATAGAAATCtatgatttattttaggcattttgatttttatttaaatcaatatacaTTCAAAATTCATATATGTCATAACGTTGCAAGCTTTAAGTCAAAACCCTAGGATGACCTGTATGGCGTTGCCAAACtgttattgaatttatttcttgatgcattagttttttatatggtgcgcatatatgtattttttttttaaattgaatagcAATATGGCAACGCCGTAGGTAAGTCACCCCTAATTGTTGACATATTCCCTGCAACGTTgccacatatatttaatttgaatttataagGATTTAAGAAGCAATCGAAATccttaaaattgtaattaaaacaTTCAAAACTGAGATGTCATGTTTATAAGAAAACATCAGCGCGGCAACAGTGTATATCAATGTGTCAAATGCCAGGGAAACTGAGTTTGAAATTGGGCGGcaaataagaattatttgttaTAATACTAAATTATAAAACCTAATTCTTGCAATGTTgcaattaaatttactttatgaattcctttttcttttaaatataccaTAACCGTTGGATTGTCTGGATAGTTTTGTAGTTAAACTGTGAGGGGCAAGCGCGTATCCTTAACGAGATTTCAATTTGTAATTAGGCGGGAAATTCGAATTAATAAAACGCTTACCGTAATTTAGGAGGaaatattcgattttttcaggtttttatgcaattttataCAGCATACCAGGCACCATTTTACCTGCCATCAATCATACATGCATTTATCATACCTACATTTAATTGTACAACAtgcaaacaaatttattgttattttcaaatttatttctttttagtaCAAAACCTCATTTTTCGTACAATTTATACGGCATATTCAAGGAATTCCAATTGTATGTTACctgttttaattaacttaactACACTTAAgagagtattaaaaaaaaagaaccttaaacgtaataaatcaattaatttatagtttttttccaatatttaattAGACTTCGACAACATATAATTTGTTGAAAACCATACGGCGTAATTAACCAAAACCGCAACAAAAAATCTCACACTATCGATCATTATTCAATTTCAACATTTGTGAATTACTTGTGATTCAACCGAGTGCATCAATACACATCtccttaaattaaaatgtaagtTGTCAAAATGGTCTTGaaacaacaattattattgtGATAATGGTCAACCATCATCAAGGTCTATTCAAATCATTAGTTGAATCTTAATTTGTTGCTTATAcattaattaacatttattgatttattatattaagaattttttttaaatgaaccaTCCTGAATACCTTACCGCTCGCATATCTTTATGCCTCTATCTTTGCTTATTTGTCACCAGAGTTGTTAGTTTATAAACGCTCCATACGTGGCCGCCACCatatataaatcaaatttttagcGCCAAAATAATGGAAACGAAAAACTGGTTTTGGCTTTTATTTTGCTGCCTAGGCACCCTATGGACGTatagacattttaaaaactactttagGGCCGTGGGGCTCGCCCTCAGATTGCCTGGACCGAAAGCGATACCGTTATTGGGAAACGTACTGCTCTTCCTTGAAAGGAAAAATAACGgttaatactttaaaattattttagtaatgATATATAATTCTGGTTGTTTTAGTATTGATAGAGTGTGGAATTAAAGCGTCACAGCTCTATGGCTCCCTGATGCGGGGATGGATGTTCTGGGTGCCTGTTCTCGTAGTATACGAGCCTGAACACTTGAGGGTCATCTTGAGTAACACCAAAGTGTCggacaagaattttttttataggattaTGCATACTTTTATTGGGGACGGTCTGGTTACGAGCACaggtgaataaaaattattccgtTGCGTCCTCACGAACTGTAAATgataatttaagttaaaataatgtttacgtATGGAAGCCTGCCATACTTAAGGGAGCCATGGAGCTCTTTTCTCATTTAAGTTAAGGGGGGGTATAGATTCATTGCGCAACGCAATCAATTGCTCTTTCCTGTGGCATTAATGGCTTTAACCATAACTTTTTAGGTGATAAGTGGAGGAAGCACAGAAAGCTCATTCAGCCATATTTCCACATAAACATTTTAGAGTCGTATTTTGATGATTTCTTACAAATTTCGGAGGAAGTATTGGGTGCCGAATTGCACGGTCGTAACGGCGTGAAGATTAGTAGGATCGTAAATGATTGTATCAATAAAATTCTACACAGTAAGTGCATATAGACTATTTGTTTacaatttgttatttaattgtTGTAGAAACTATACTGGGAGTTAATTTAAAGAGGGACTCAGAAAGCCCGTTTAGGAGGTAAATTGCTTTACTAACATGCGTATATTTGTTGGGAGGCTAATAATGATGTCTTTTCTAGAGGAGAGTTATTGCTACTGAAGAGACTTCTAAAACCTTGGCTCCTGGTAGATTTTATCTTCAAGCGCTCAAAAATGTCGCAAATGGAGGCCCAACAAAATGAAGATCTTCATTTATATGTTAAAAAGGTTCCCGCGATATAATCAACCACATACAATTGCGtacttatatacttatttttagatattagaTGAACGAAGGACTCTAACTAAACAGGCTAAGGTAAACAACACTTGTCTCCTCGATCGGCTTATCGAGCTGCTAGAAACAAGTGATTTTTCCGAAAAAGCTATTTTAGATGAAGCAGTGACGTTTATGCTAGCggtaaatgaaaaacaaatGAGGTTTTTATCCGTTTTAATTCGGTTCTGTGTTTAAATTTCATCCAAATAGGGCCAAGATTCGGTAGGGACTGCCGTGGCTAGTTGCCTGTTCTATTTGGCCAAACACCAAGACATCCAAGagaaagtttttaaagaaattatcgatGTCGGGGCGGATAAGCGCCTCACTATAAACCAGCTGAACCAAATGCACTATTTAGAGCAGTGTATAAAAGAGACCATGAGGTTGATACCCAGTATACCACTGGTCTCTAGAGTGCTGACTGCTGATGTCGATTTAGGTCGGAAATTATGTTTTAAGCTAAAAATACTTgagcaaatataattttttatagggTATTACACTGCACCCAAGGGCACAAACATCCTCATATCAATATTTACAGCGCATAGATTGCCGCACATCTTTCCCAAGCCGCTTGAATTCGACCCAGATCGATTTTCGCCTGAGAATTTGCCAAATATTCATCCGTACGGGTTTTTACCGTTTAGCTTAGGGCCCAGAAAGTGTATAGGTGAGATTCATTCAGGtgagagttttaaaaattaccattttaaattgtattttaggTTATAAATTCGCTTACATCGAAATGAAAACCATAATATCAACGGTAATTAAGCGCTTCCATTTATCCCCGCCGCCCCAAAGAGAGGAATTAGATTTAAGTTATCGTGTAACTTTTAGAGCCAAGGGAGGAATTCTGCTCAATATTACGCCTAGACAAAAATAGTTTGTTTATGTGccataataaatactttttttatctAAGATATCGTTTATTATTCCGTTACGTAATATTAGTAACTAATATAACCGCATTTTAAAATTGAGACCATGGGACGTCACCTTAAGTTCATCGTGGTTGTCATCTGTCAATGAAGAAACGTCATTTGCCATTACCAGCTGTTAGCTGTCATTgactttttgtatttatatttattttttatttttattatttattttattatgattaaataaaaaagaaactaaaaggCATTAAATTCGCCTGTCCCTTACTAACAAGTAGCCGGGTTGTCTTCTGatataaattgtaatttctAACCTTAAAAATGGACGATTTGGCGCCTCCTTTTAAAATAGAAGATGACCTGTTCCAATTCGAGACCGAACATTTGGCTCTTAGGGGCAACGAGGACTACTGTA comes from Anthonomus grandis grandis chromosome 4, icAntGran1.3, whole genome shotgun sequence and encodes:
- the LOC126735076 gene encoding probable cytochrome P450 4aa1; amino-acid sequence: METKNWFWLLFCCLGTLWTYRHFKNYFRAVGLALRLPGPKAIPLLGNVLLFLERKNNVLIECGIKASQLYGSLMRGWMFWVPVLVVYEPEHLRVILSNTKVSDKNFFYRIMHTFIGDGLVTSTGDKWRKHRKLIQPYFHINILESYFDDFLQISEEVLGAELHGRNGVKISRIVNDCINKILHKTILGVNLKRDSESPFRRGELLLLKRLLKPWLLVDFIFKRSKMSQMEAQQNEDLHLYVKKILDERRTLTKQAKVNNTCLLDRLIELLETSDFSEKAILDEAVTFMLAGQDSVGTAVASCLFYLAKHQDIQEKVFKEIIDVGADKRLTINQLNQMHYLEQCIKETMRLIPSIPLVSRVLTADVDLGYYTAPKGTNILISIFTAHRLPHIFPKPLEFDPDRFSPENLPNIHPYGFLPFSLGPRKCIGYKFAYIEMKTIISTVIKRFHLSPPPQREELDLSYRVTFRAKGGILLNITPRQK